In Leguminivora glycinivorella isolate SPB_JAAS2020 chromosome 19, LegGlyc_1.1, whole genome shotgun sequence, a single genomic region encodes these proteins:
- the LOC125236680 gene encoding fatty acid-binding protein, muscle-like — MEQFLGKKYKLVSSENFDEYLKFIQIGFLSRKAAQAASPVSFLERNEDGSYTFSVTSPIKSSVVTFREGEEFIENRLDGAKVKSTVTIEGNKLIQKQVEDNGRTTTNLREFTPEFLIVTTTAEGWDGKCVRTYKVIE; from the exons ATGGAGCAATTCCTTGGGAAAAAATACAAACTTGTCTCTTCGGAGAACTTTGACGAATACCTCAAGTTTAtac AGATCGGCTTCCTGTCCCGCAAAGCTGCGCAGGCGGCGTCACCCGTCTCCTTTCTGGAGCGAAACGAAGATGGCAGCTACACTTTCTCTGTGACGTCACCTATCAAGTCCAGCGTCGTGACCTTTAGAGAGGGAGAGGAATTCATCGAAAACAGACTAGATGGCGCCAAG GTGAAGTCAACAGTGACTATAgaaggaaataaacttatcCAGAAACAAGTAGAAGATAACGGAAGAACGACGACTAACTTAAGGGAGTTCACGCCGGAGTTCTTGATCGTG ACGACTACAGCTGAAGGCTGGGACGGCAAATGTGTGAGAACTTACAAAGTGATCGAGTGA